The Lycium barbarum isolate Lr01 chromosome 9, ASM1917538v2, whole genome shotgun sequence genome has a segment encoding these proteins:
- the LOC132609650 gene encoding 26S proteasome non-ATPase regulatory subunit 13 homolog B, with amino-acid sequence MAALEYLESLRNEHPELSDWYTTLADLYQRKLWHQLSLKLEQFVALAVFQAGDTLIQLYHNFITDFETKINLLKLAHFAVTVSRQYSEKEAAIGYLEGVAEKLLNTKETRIEEPILYIKLQIALFKLEQGDQKGCKKLLEEGSATLDNMTDVDPSVYASYYWVSSQYHKTRQEFAEFYKSALLYLAYISVDSLSESFKLDLAFDLSLSALLGDNIYNFGELLAHPIIKSLVGTQVEWLYHILEAFNTGDLVRYQELCRVHQAALSAQPALLQNEKKLLEKINILCLMEIIFSRPAEDRTIPLSAIAERTKLSVEDVEYLLMKSLSVHLIEGIIDQVEGTVHVSWVQPRVLGIPQIKSLRDRLDNWVDKVHTALLSVEAETPDLVAS; translated from the exons ATGGCGGCACTAGAATACTTGGAATCGCTAAGAAATGAGCATCCAGAGCTTTCTGATTGGTACACTACGCTTGCAGATCTGTACCAACGCAAGCTCTGGCATCAGCTCTCTCTCAAGCTCGAACAGTTCGTCGCTCTCGCTGTTTTTCAG GCTGGTGACACACTGATACAGCTGTATCACAATTTCATCACTGATTTCGAGACAAAGATCAATCTTCTGAAGCTTGCACATTTCGCTGTAACCGTTTCTCGACAATACTCGGAGAAAGAAGCTGCAATAGGTTACCTGGAAGGAGTAGCTGAGAAACTTCTAAATACTAAAGAGACACGCATAGAGGAGCCGATACTTTATATTAAGTTGCAGATTGCCCTATTTAAGCTTGAGCAAGGGGATCAAAAAGGGTGCAAGAAGCTTTTAGAAGAGGGGAGTGCTACACTTGACAACATGACAGATGTTGACCCCTCTGTTTATGCTAGCTACTATTGGGTTTCATCTCAGTATCATAAAACTCGGCAGGAGTTCGCAGAGTTTTACAAAAGTGCTCTCCTCTATCTTGCATACATTTCAGTGGATTCTCTTTCAGAGTCATTCAAGCTG GATTTGGCGTTTGATTTGTCCTTGTCGGCATTACTGGGAGACAACATATACAATTTCGGGGAGCTGCTAGCTCATCCAATT ATAAAGAGTTTGGTAGGGACACAGGTTGAATGGCTATATCATATTCTTGAAGCATTCAACACTGGTGATTTAGTTCGCTATCAAGAATTGTGCCGTGTCCATCAAGCTGCTTTAAGTGCTCAACCAGCATTGTTGCAGAATGAGAAAAAGCTTCTGGAGAAGATCAACATTCTGTGCTTGATGGAAATCATCTTCAG TCGTCCAGCAGAGGATAGAACTATTCCATTGAGTGCCATTGCAGAGCGCACTAAGCTTAGCGTGGAAGATGTAGAGTATCTCCTAATGAAGAGCCTCTCT GTGCATCTGATCGAGGGAATAATCGATCAAGTGGAAGGGACTGTTCACGTGTCATGGGTTCAACCAAGAGTTTTGGGTATTCCTCAGATCAAGTCATTGCGAGATCGGCTAGACAATTGGGTGGATAAAGTACACACTGCATTGTTATCCGTGGAAGCTGAAACTCCTGATTTAGTTGCATCGTAA